TATTCCAGGATTGTTTATTCCAGATGGAAATAATGTTCTAGAAGTATATGAAGAATTTCAAAAAGCGGTAGAACATGTTCGTAGTGGTAAAGGTCCTGTCTTAATTGAAAGCGTTACCTATCGTTGGTTGGGTCATTCTTCATCTGACCCTGGAAAATACCGCACGCGCGAAGAAGTGGAAGAGTGGAAGAAAAAAGATCCGATTGAGAAACTTCGAAACTATTTAGTCGACAATCAGCTAGCAACAGCAGAGGAGCTAGAAGCAATTCAAGCCCAAGTCAAAGAAACAATCGAAGCGTCGGTCGTATTTGCGGAAGAAAGTCCATTCCCACCGCTAGAATCAGCTTTTGAAGATATTTATGCAGACTAGGAGAGGAGAAAAGAGAGCTATGGAAACAAAAGTAATGTCATTCCGCGATACCATTATCCTTGCAATGTCTGAGGAAATGCGTCGTGATGAAAATGTTCTCCTGATGGGAGAAGATGTCGGTATCTTTGGAGGAGACTTTGGAACCTCCGTTGGTATGTTGGAAGAATTTGGACCAGAACGTGTTCGGGACTGTCCGATTTCTGAAGCTGCTATTTCAGGAGCAGCTGCTGGGGCAGCTATGACTGGACTTCGTCCGATTGTGGATATGACCTTCATGGATTTTTCTGTCATTGCGATGGATGCCATTGTCAACCAAGCGGCTAAAACTCGCTATATGTTTGGCGGAAAAGGACAGGTTCCGATGACTGTTCGCTGTGCAGCAGGAAATGGTGTTGGCTCTGCAGCTCAGCATTCCCAATCCTTGGAAAGTTGGTTTACCCACATTCCGGGCTTGAAAGTTGTAGCCCCAGGGACACCTGCTGATATGAAGGGGCTTTTAAAAGCATCTATTCGGGATAATAATCCTGTCATCATCCTAGAATACAAATCTGAATTTAATCAAAAAGGAGAAGTTCCTCTAGATCCTGACTATGTGATTCCACTCGGTGTGGGTGAGATCAAAAAAGAGGGGACGGATGTTACTGTGGTCACATACGGGAAAATGCTACGTCGTGTGATGCAAGCAGCACAAGAATTAGAAACCGAAGGCATCTCTGTTGAAGTGGTGGACCCTAGAACCCTAGTCCCGCTTGATAAAGATATTATTATCAATTCTGTCAAAAAGACAGGTAAGGTTGTTCTTGTCAATGATGCCCATAAGACAAGCGGCTACATTGGCGAAATTTCTGCCATCATCTCTGAATCAGAAGCCTTTGATTATCTCGACGCTCCGATTCGCCGTTGTGCAGGCGAAGATGTGCCAATGCCTTATGCACAAAATCTGGAGAATGCTATGATACCAACCGTTGAGAGTATTAAGGAAGCCATTCGTAAAACCTACCGCAAAGAATAGCGAATTTAGTTTACATAATTTATGTTATGTAAACTAAATCGTGTTTAGAGGAATCATGAAAGAGGAGTCTCTATGACAGATGATAAGTTAAGAGCGACCCCCGCCGCTAGAAAATTGGCAGATGAGCTACGGCTCAATCTCTATGATATTTCTGGAACAGGGGCAAAGGGGCGCGTGCATAAAGAAGATGTCGAAAATTACCAAGAAACTAATCGAGTGAAAATCTCTCCTTTGGCCAAGAAAATTGCCGAAGAACATAATATCGCTTGGCAAGAAATTCATGGAACAGGTATCCGTGGCAAGATTATGAAAAAAGATGTCCTGGCTCGGTTGCCTGAAAATGTTGAAAGTGATACCATCAAGTCGCCAGCGCACATTGAAAAAGTGGAAGAAGTACCATCCAACCAAACTGCATTTGGAGAAATCGAACGCATTCCAATGTCTCCGATGCGCAAAGTTATTGCCCAACGGATGGTGGACAGTTATTTGAAAGCTCCTGTTTTCGCCTTGAACTACGAAGTTGATATGACCAACCTTATCGCTCTTAGAAAACAGGTCATTGAACCTATCTTGGCCAAAACGGGCAATAAGGTAACCTTTACAGACTTGATTGGGCTAGCTGTTGTGAAAAATCTGATGAAACCAGAACATCGCTTTATCAATGCTAGTCTTAATCCTGAAGGAACAGAAATCACTGTTCACCACTATGTGAATTTAGGAATTGCGGTTGGATTGGACGAAGGCTTGCTAGTACCTGTCGTGAAAAATGCTGAACAAATGACATTGTCAGAGTTCGTCTCTGCCTCCAAAGAGTTGATTAAAGTGACACAGGCAGGGAAATTAAAACCAGATCAAATGTCAGGTTCAACGTTCTCCATTTCAAATCTAGGAATGTTTGGGATTGATTCCTTCAATCCAATCATTAACCAGCCAAATTCTGCGATCCTTGGAGTGGCTGCCACCAAAGAAAAAGCGGTGGTTGTTGATGGGGAAATTGTCGTTCGTCCTATCATGAAATTGACCTTAACGATTGACCACCGTGTGGTCGATGGTATGAATGGGGCTAAATTTATGGTGGATCTCAAACATACTTTGGAAAATCCTATGGAATTACTTGTATAATCGACGAGAGAAAGAAATAAAGGAGAAGACATGGCTTTAGAAGTAATTATGCCCAAAGCAGGCGTTGATATGACCGAAGGACAGATTGTCCAGTGGAATAAAAAAGTAGGAGAATTTGTCAAAGAAGGGGAGATTCTCTTGGAAATTATGACCGATAAGGTCAGCATGGAGCTTGAAGCTGAAGAAGATGGCTATCTGATTGCCATTTTAAAAGGTGATGGTGAGACTGTTCCCGTAACAGAAGTCATCGCTTACCTAGGAGCAGAAGGAGAGTCTATCCCATTGGCTTCTGGAGCTGCTGAAGGGGGAGCTACAAGCGAGCCAACTGGTGCAGTGGCTCACGAGGACAAGAGTGATGATGCCTATGATATTGTTGTCATTGGTGGTGGACCTGCTGGTTACGTATCTGCCATTAAGGCAGCCCAGCTAGGTGGGAAAATCGCCCTTGTTGAGAAATCAGAACTAGGGGGTACTTGCTTGAACCGTGGATGTATCCCAACCAAAACCTATCTTCATAATGCAGAAATTATAGAAAATATCGGTCATGCCGCTCATCGGGGGATTATCCTAGAAAATCCATCCTTCACGATTGATATGGACAAGGTTCTTGAAACCAAAAATAAGGTCGTGCAAACTCTGGTAGGAGGAGTCGCAGGGCTCTTACGAAGCTACGGAGTAGATGTTTATAAAGGAATTGGAACAATCACTAAGGATAAGAATGTTTTGGTTAATGGTGAAGAGCTCCTAGAGACCAAGAAAATTATCCTAGCAGGAGGTTCAAAAGTCAGCAAAATCAATATTCCTGGTATGGAATCGCCACTAGTCATGACCAGTGATGACATCCTTGAGATGAACGAAGTGCCTGATAAGCTTGTGATTATTGGGGGAGGAGTTGTCGGTATTGAGCTGGGACAAGCCTTCATGACCTTTGGAAGTAAGGTAACAGTTATTGAAATGATGGACCGTATCGTCCCTGCAATGGATACAGAAGTCTCGAAAAACTTGCGTCTTATCTTGGAACGCAAAGGCATGACCATTCTTACCGATACAAAATTGCAAGAAATCATCGAAGAAAATGGTCAACTTCGCATTAAAGTGGAAGGAAAAGACGATATTGTAGCCGATAAAGCCTTGCTATCTATTGGACGAGTGCCTGACCTTGAAGGAATTGGGGAGGTTGAGTTTGAGCTAGATCGTGGACGGATTAAGGTCAATGAATACATGGAAACATCTATTTCTGGTATTTATGCACCTGGAGATATCAACGGAACCAAGATGTTAGCCCATGCAGCCTTTCGTATGGGGGAAGTAGCTGCAGAAAATGCTTTGAAAGGCAATCATGCAGTTGCAAAATTAAACCTGACTCCTGCTGCTATTTATACCTTGCCAGAAGTTGCAGCGGTTGGCTTGACAGAAGAGCAAGCACGAGAAAAATACGATGTAGCCATTGGAAAATTCAATTTTGCAGCGAATGGCCGTGCCATCGCCTCTGATGCTGCCCAAGGATTTGTCAAAGTTATTGCAGATAAAAAATACGGGGAGATTTTAGGAGTACATATCATCGGTCCAGCCGCAGCTGAATTGATTAACGAAGCATCTTCTATCATTGAAATGGAAATTACCGTTGAAGAAATGCTCAAGACTATCCATGGCCATCCGACTTATTCAGAAGTCATGTACGAAGCCTTTGCCGATGTGCTTGGCTTAGCCGTTCATTCACCTAAGAAAAAATAAACCTTGTGCAACTGTGAAGCCGATCTAAAAAGGTCGGCTTCCTTGCCAGTTATAAATCGACTACTGGAGGACTTTATGAAATACATTATCAATCATAGCAATGATACAGCCTATAATATTGCTTTAGAAGAATATGCTTTCAAACAATTATTAGACGAGGACATGATTTTCCTACTTTGGATTAACAAGCCATCCATTATCGTAGGTCGTCATCAAAACACCATCGAGGAAATCAATCGCGAGTTTGTTCGTGAAAATGGAATTGAGGTCGTCCGTCGAATTAGTGGTGGAGGTGCTGTTTATCACGATTACAACAACCTTAACTACACTATCATTTCCAAAGAAACTGAAGATAAGGCCTTTGATTTCAAGAGTTTTTCGATTCCTGTTCTGAAAACTTTGGAGGCGTTAGGCGTGAAGGCAGAATTTACAGGTCGAAATGACTTGGAAATTGATGGAAAGAAATTCTGTGGCAATGCGCAAGCCTATATCAACGGACGTATCATGCACCATGGTTGCCTCTTATTTGATGTTGATTTATCCGTCCTCTCGAAAGCCCTCAAGGTTTCAAAGGATAAAATTGAGTCCAAAGGTGTCAAATCCGTTCGTGCCCGTGTAACCAATATTATCGACGAATTACCTGAAAAGATTACCGTAGAAGAATTCCGAGACTTGCTCTTGGATTATATGAAAAAAGAATACCCAGATATGACGGAGTATGTATTTTCAGAGGACGAGCTGGTGGCTATTCAAAAGAGCAAGAAAGAAAAGTTTGGCAATTGGGATTGGAATTATGGGAAATCTCCAGATTATAACATCAAGCGTGGGACTAAATTCCTAAGTGGGAAAGTAGACATTTATGCCAACGTTGTGCAATCTCGCATTGAAAATCTCAAAATTTATGGTGATTTCTTTGGAATTGAAGATGTCGCAGCAGTAGAAGAAGTCGTAAAAGGCATTCCTTACGAACGAGAAAGCGTTCTTGAAGCACTTAAAAGCATTGATATTAGCAGGTATTTTGCTGGTATTAGCCGAGAAGAAATCGCAGAAGCCATTGTGGGGTGATAGAATGAAGATAACTGTTTTGATTACCTATAAAGGAAAAGGAGTTGCTGCCCAGCAGTTTGTCAGGGAAATGGAGCAAACAGGAATTGCAGACCGCATTCGCCAAGAAAAAGGAAATCTACGCTATGACTATTTTCGTCCTTTTGACGATGAGGAAAGTATTTTACTAGTCGATAGTTGGGAAAGTCAGGAAGCTTTGGATACTCATCATGCTTCTCCTATGATGGCTGAAATCATTCGCCTGCGTGAAAAGTATGACCTTCACATGACTGTGGAACGCTATCGCTCAGATGCTGTTCCAGATCATGACTTAGATTTTATTCGATAGGAGAGGGCATGAAGGAAATGCAGATGGAGGACAAGGAGCTGTTACGTCAGCTTGATCGCCCTATTTGGATGCAAGGGTTAGGGTCTAGTTTATATATCTATTGGACAAAAAAAGCCTATGAAGACAATCGCACGTTTTGGAAAGATGCTGCTCCCCATGCTTTTCATTTTGGAATTGCTCTCGATGTTTTTTTGAGGGATTCTGGCAAGGAAAGTCTCGTTCTTATCGGCTATCAAGACCAAGCTATCAACTGGCAGAAGACAGAACTTCAGCATTTGGAGGATAAAATTGATAGTTTCTGCATCCTCTTTGCTGTAAAAAATCAGCAACTTTCTTATCAGCAAGCCGTTCAACTCTTGCAAACTAAGGAAGTCTATTTCTTGGAAACGGCTAAACACCAGCCTGTACAATTACAACGACAAACTGGAGAAGAATTTTATCCAGCCATTCCTTGCTTTTTAAGTCGGGAAAGTGCGAAAGAGTTTCAATCAGAAGAGGAAGAAATTATCAAGCCCCTTCGCTTGCACCAATTAGCACGGCTCTCTCAACAACCGATACTGCTAGAACCCGATAAACCGTATGGAATTGAAGTTCAGCCGTTTTCATAATGCTGATTTTCTAAGAATGACAGATTGGCAACTCTAGCCTCAAAGGTTAAGCCAGAAATGACTTCATTTCATGGGGTATCATCAAGCGATAAAGGAGGACATTATGTCACATCATGTTTTGCAAAATGGGTCTGATATTCGTGGAATCGCGATTGCAACAGACGAATTAGCCGTCAACCTCACCCCTGCTGCCGTGATTAAAATCGTACATGGCTTGGTTCATTGGCTGTGTCAAGACGAGACCCTTCATAAGGTCTATCAAGAAGGCCAGTTAACGATTGGAATTGGTCGTGATAGCCGACTTAGCGGCCCTAGTTTAGTTGAGGCCTTTACAAAAGAAGCTGTCCGCTTGGGAATACAAGTCATTGATTTTGGTCTCGCAACGACCCCAGCCCTTTTTATGAGCACACAGTATGAGGAATTTTCATGCCATGCTGGTGTTATGGTAACAGCGAGCCACCTGCCTTATTACTTTAATGGGATTAAAATCTTCAGCCAAAAAGGCGGTGCAGAGCATGAGGATATTGCTTTTATCCTAGAAAATGACGAAGTATTACCTACCCAGGAAAATGGAACAGTTCGTTCAGAGGATTTGTTGACACCGTACGCAGCCGATTTGGTTGGAAAAATCCGCTTGGCAAATCAAGGGAAAGAAGAACCATTAAAAGGATTACACATCATTGTAGATGCAGGAAATGGAGCCGGAGGTTTCTTTGCGGATAAGGTCTTACGAGTTTTGGGAGCAAATACAAATGGTTCTCAATTTCTTGAACCAGACGGGACCTTCCCAAATCATATCCCAAATCCAGATAACAAGGAAGCTATGGCAAGTATTCAAGCAGCAGTCCTTAAACATCAAGCTGACTTAGGCATTATCTTTGATACGGATGTAGACCGTGCTGCCTTGGTCACTCAATCAGGAGAGATTTTAAATCGGAATAATCTCATTGCCGTTCTCAGCCAAATCATTTTACAAGAACACCCTGGAACAAGCATTGTAACCAATTCCCCAACTTCTGAGCATTTGAAACGCTTCATTGAAGAATTAGGTGGTAAACAGATTCGCTATATTTCGGGTTATCGCAATGTCATCAATAAGGCAATTCACACCAATCAAGAAGGGATTGATTGTCAACTGGCGATTGAAACATCTGGCCATGCTGCCTTTAAGGAAAATTATTTCCTTGATGATGGAACCTACGCCGCAGCCAAAATTCTTATGCTCTTGCCATGTTTACAAGCAGAAGGCCGGAGCTTGGATGATTTAATTGCCCGGTTGAAACAGCCCGTAGAAACACAAGAAGTCCGCTTTAAACTAGAAGTGCCTGATTATCGCGCATTAGGCGAGCAAGTGATTGCGGACTTACAAGCACAAACGATTGACGGCTTTCACTTTAATCCAGAAAACGAAGAAGGAGTGCGTTTTGATGTCACCTCGCCATACGGAGATGGCTGGTTCTTACTGAGAATGAGTCTTCACGAACCTTTGTTGGTACTTCAAGTGGAAAACGATCAAGCAGGCTACATTGTTCCAATCCTCAAGCGCTTATCTGCATTTTTAACGACCTATCCTTTGGTCAATCAAGTTCAACTACAAGCTCTCATCCATCAAGCTTATACTCAATAAAAATAAAAATTAGCATTTTTACTACTCTCTTATATGGTTCAGACATAAACCTCCTATTTTTTTATTACTATCTATTGCATTTACTGAAAGAGTGTCCTGTTTAACTCATTTAGTTCTCTACATTTTAAGACAAAAATAAATAGGTTTATATAAAAAGGCTATTTTTGAAATTAAATGAGTATTAGTTTATTTTTCTGATAAGAGTAAAAAGAGGCTAAGACAAAAGTCTGATTAGAAAAGTAAAAACGAACAAAGGAAGAGTTAAAATCTTAAACCTCTCTCTTTGTTCGCTTTTTGTATCTATTTTAGTAAAAGATACTATATGAAAGTATAGAATTTCTAGCGTGAAAATCTTTTTATACGTAATTTTCCAGATTACATTATGTTGAGGGTGAGTGCATCACTCTCATCCTGGTTTGTCCCAGTCTCTTTGATTTTTATAGAGTATCAACCAAAAGCGAACAAGCCATTTTTTCTTATCATAATTCTAACTTTGCTCGCTTTTTATGTGTTTAAGTGTTAAGAAATGCTTGTCAGAGGTGTATATCCTTGGAATGTTTTTTGGTTTGTTGATGAAAAACAAGTTGCCAAGTCTCATGTCGTCTCCAAATGCTTGTGTGTAAAATATCGTTGAGTTCATAGCGAACGAGCTTGGTTTTTTGACTGATGGAGGTTAGTTCAAACTGATGAATAGGACAGGGGCGTCCTTTGGCCTCTTGAAAGGCTTTCTTGTCAAGTTCTTTACCGTCGTGCTCGACTGAGAGAAAATCAGGTGCCAGTAATTCGTCTAATTCCATGCCTTGTTCCACTAGTTGCTCTCTCAAAAATAATTTCTTGCGGACATTACTAGGAATTTCATCATCAGGAATGGGGGCTGGTTCGATATGAATATCGATGTCAAACACACCAAAACGGTCTTGGAGCATGGACTCTACTTGGTCTGCAACCGCATGACTTTCATAGACAGATAAGTCAGGATTCATTTCCAAAATCAAATCCAGATAAATATTGCTGCCATAGGTTCGCCCTCTTTGGGATTTAACCTTGGAAATTTTAGGTATTTCTAAAATGGCTGTTTCATATTCTTTTAGGAGATCTTGATCAAAGCCGTCAGACAAACTAAAGGAACTTTCGATAAAAATTTCATAGGCTGTTTTGAGGATAAAGAAGGTGATGACAATAGCGACTAGTTTATCAATAATCGGAAAATGAAGGGAACTAGCGATGATTGCTAGACTGGTTCCAAGGGAGGTTACGACATCGGAAAGATTGTCTTTGGCCGCAGCTTCTAAGGCCTTAGAATGGGTTCTTTTGGCTAATTGTTTATTGTATAGATAAACGCCAGACATAATCAGAGCAGAGAGCAAACCGACACAAGCTCCAAGTGGGTCAATAACTGTTTCTTGATTGGAAATGATTTTACGAACTGTTTCAATGAGGACATCGAACCCTACAAAAAACATGAGAAAAGAAGTAACCAGACTAGCCAAGTCCTCGATTTTCCAATGGCCAAATTTATGGTCGTGGTCGGCTGGCTTTCTTGCCATCCGAAGGCCAATCAAAACGGCAATATTAGCGATAATATCAGATACATTGTTAAAACCGTCGGCTGTCAAACTAGACGACTGCAGGAGATTTCCAGCAATCAATTTGGCTGTTGACAAAAGTAGGTAGGTGCCTATGGCAAGGATAGCTCCCCGTTCTGCTAATTTTAGATTGGTGGTCGATTTATTCATGAGATTTCCTTTCAGAAAGACTATTATAGCGCTTTTAACTGATTTTTTCAATGATGGCTGCTAGGGTTTCCAGTCTTCGGTTTGAAGGAGCACTCGTGGAGATTGATAGATAAAATAGCTAATATTTTAGTTTGAAAGAACATGTCCATCTTTTTCATTTTGCTTGATTTTTGGTATAATAGAGGAATTGAGAGAAAACGAGGAGAGAAGATGAATCCTTTATTAACTGGAATGAATAATCGACAAGCAGAGGCAGTTCAAACGACGGAAGGCCCGCTTCTAATCATGGCTGGAGCTGGTTCAGGAAAGACCCGTGTCCTGACCCATCGTATTGCCTATTTAATTGATGAGAAGATGGTCAATCCGTGGAATATTTTGGCCATTACCTTTACCAATAAAGCGGCACGGGAGATGAAAGAACGGGCTTTTGCACTCAACCCTGCAACGCAAGATTGCTTGATTGCGACCTTTCACTCCATGTGTGTGAGAATTTTGCGTCGAGATGCGGATCATATTGGCTACAATCGAAACTTTACGATTGTAGATCCTGGGGAGCAACGGAGCTTGATGAAGCGGATTTTGAAAAATCTGAATCTCGATCCGAAAAAATGGAATGAACGGGCGATTTTAGGTACGATTTCCAATGCGAAAAATGATTTGATTGATGATGTGGCTTATGCGGCGCAGGCAGGCGATTTGTATACAGACATCGTTGCCAAGTGTTACACAGAATATCAAAAGGAGCTGCGTCAGTCGGAGGCGGTGGACTTTGATGACCTCATCATGCTGACCCTCCGCTTATTTGATAAAAATCCTGAGGTGCTTTTGCATTATCAACAGCGGTATCAGTATATCCATGTCGATGAATACCAAGACACCAACCACGCCCAGTATCAGCTGGTCCGCCTTTTGGCGAGTCGTTTTAAAAATATCTGTGTCGTTGGGGATGCCGATCAGTCGATTTACGGCTGGCGTGGGGCGGATATGCAAAATATCTTGGATTTTGAAAAGGATTATCCAGAGAGCAAGGTTGTTTTGTTGGAGGAAAATTACCGTTCAACCAAGACCATTTTGCAAGCAGCTAATGAAGTCATTCAGCACAACCAAAATCGTCGTCCTAAAAATCTCTGGACTCAAAATCAAGAGGGAGAGAAAATTCGCTATTATCGTGCGAATGACGAACAAGACGAGGCTGTTTTTATTGCGAAAACGATCGAAGAATGGCATCGGACTAAGAATAAGCCGTTTAAAGATTTTGCGGTTCTTTACCGTACCAATGCCCAGTCTCGGACGATTGAGGAGGCACTGCTCAAGTCCAATATTCCCTATACCATGGTGGGGGGAACCAAATTCTATAGCCGTAAGGAAATTCGTGACGTCATTGCTTATTTGAACCTGATTGCCAATCCGAGTGATAACCTCAGTTTTGAGCGTGTCGTGAATGAACCCAAGCGAGGAATTGGACCTGGAACGGTTGAAAAATTACGTAGTTTTGCTCAAGGAAGAGGAATTTCCCTGCTAGATGCGGCAAATGATGTGATGAGCTCTGGTATTAAAGGAAAAACAGCTCAAGCCATCTGGGATTTTGCAAGCTTATTGCTAGAGGCTCGGGAGAATTTGGAAACCTTGACCATTACTGAGTTGGTGGAGCTAGTACTGGATAAGAGCGGCTATTCTCTCGCTCTTTCGATGCAAAATACTCTAGAGAGCCAAGCTCGTTTAGAAAATATCCGAGAATTTCTTTCTGTGACGAAGCATTTTGATGAAACCAATCAGGGGGAGGCAGACGAGACGGGGCTGGATCGTTTGAGCCGTTTTCTGATT
The window above is part of the Streptococcus himalayensis genome. Proteins encoded here:
- a CDS encoding alpha-ketoacid dehydrogenase subunit beta → METKVMSFRDTIILAMSEEMRRDENVLLMGEDVGIFGGDFGTSVGMLEEFGPERVRDCPISEAAISGAAAGAAMTGLRPIVDMTFMDFSVIAMDAIVNQAAKTRYMFGGKGQVPMTVRCAAGNGVGSAAQHSQSLESWFTHIPGLKVVAPGTPADMKGLLKASIRDNNPVIILEYKSEFNQKGEVPLDPDYVIPLGVGEIKKEGTDVTVVTYGKMLRRVMQAAQELETEGISVEVVDPRTLVPLDKDIIINSVKKTGKVVLVNDAHKTSGYIGEISAIISESEAFDYLDAPIRRCAGEDVPMPYAQNLENAMIPTVESIKEAIRKTYRKE
- a CDS encoding dihydrolipoamide acetyltransferase, whose translation is MTDDKLRATPAARKLADELRLNLYDISGTGAKGRVHKEDVENYQETNRVKISPLAKKIAEEHNIAWQEIHGTGIRGKIMKKDVLARLPENVESDTIKSPAHIEKVEEVPSNQTAFGEIERIPMSPMRKVIAQRMVDSYLKAPVFALNYEVDMTNLIALRKQVIEPILAKTGNKVTFTDLIGLAVVKNLMKPEHRFINASLNPEGTEITVHHYVNLGIAVGLDEGLLVPVVKNAEQMTLSEFVSASKELIKVTQAGKLKPDQMSGSTFSISNLGMFGIDSFNPIINQPNSAILGVAATKEKAVVVDGEIVVRPIMKLTLTIDHRVVDGMNGAKFMVDLKHTLENPMELLV
- the lpdA gene encoding dihydrolipoyl dehydrogenase, translating into MALEVIMPKAGVDMTEGQIVQWNKKVGEFVKEGEILLEIMTDKVSMELEAEEDGYLIAILKGDGETVPVTEVIAYLGAEGESIPLASGAAEGGATSEPTGAVAHEDKSDDAYDIVVIGGGPAGYVSAIKAAQLGGKIALVEKSELGGTCLNRGCIPTKTYLHNAEIIENIGHAAHRGIILENPSFTIDMDKVLETKNKVVQTLVGGVAGLLRSYGVDVYKGIGTITKDKNVLVNGEELLETKKIILAGGSKVSKINIPGMESPLVMTSDDILEMNEVPDKLVIIGGGVVGIELGQAFMTFGSKVTVIEMMDRIVPAMDTEVSKNLRLILERKGMTILTDTKLQEIIEENGQLRIKVEGKDDIVADKALLSIGRVPDLEGIGEVEFELDRGRIKVNEYMETSISGIYAPGDINGTKMLAHAAFRMGEVAAENALKGNHAVAKLNLTPAAIYTLPEVAAVGLTEEQAREKYDVAIGKFNFAANGRAIASDAAQGFVKVIADKKYGEILGVHIIGPAAAELINEASSIIEMEITVEEMLKTIHGHPTYSEVMYEAFADVLGLAVHSPKKK
- a CDS encoding lipoate--protein ligase translates to MKYIINHSNDTAYNIALEEYAFKQLLDEDMIFLLWINKPSIIVGRHQNTIEEINREFVRENGIEVVRRISGGGAVYHDYNNLNYTIISKETEDKAFDFKSFSIPVLKTLEALGVKAEFTGRNDLEIDGKKFCGNAQAYINGRIMHHGCLLFDVDLSVLSKALKVSKDKIESKGVKSVRARVTNIIDELPEKITVEEFRDLLLDYMKKEYPDMTEYVFSEDELVAIQKSKKEKFGNWDWNYGKSPDYNIKRGTKFLSGKVDIYANVVQSRIENLKIYGDFFGIEDVAAVEEVVKGIPYERESVLEALKSIDISRYFAGISREEIAEAIVG
- a CDS encoding putative quinol monooxygenase → MKITVLITYKGKGVAAQQFVREMEQTGIADRIRQEKGNLRYDYFRPFDDEESILLVDSWESQEALDTHHASPMMAEIIRLREKYDLHMTVERYRSDAVPDHDLDFIR
- a CDS encoding phosphohexomutase domain-containing protein codes for the protein MMSHHVLQNGSDIRGIAIATDELAVNLTPAAVIKIVHGLVHWLCQDETLHKVYQEGQLTIGIGRDSRLSGPSLVEAFTKEAVRLGIQVIDFGLATTPALFMSTQYEEFSCHAGVMVTASHLPYYFNGIKIFSQKGGAEHEDIAFILENDEVLPTQENGTVRSEDLLTPYAADLVGKIRLANQGKEEPLKGLHIIVDAGNGAGGFFADKVLRVLGANTNGSQFLEPDGTFPNHIPNPDNKEAMASIQAAVLKHQADLGIIFDTDVDRAALVTQSGEILNRNNLIAVLSQIILQEHPGTSIVTNSPTSEHLKRFIEELGGKQIRYISGYRNVINKAIHTNQEGIDCQLAIETSGHAAFKENYFLDDGTYAAAKILMLLPCLQAEGRSLDDLIARLKQPVETQEVRFKLEVPDYRALGEQVIADLQAQTIDGFHFNPENEEGVRFDVTSPYGDGWFLLRMSLHEPLLVLQVENDQAGYIVPILKRLSAFLTTYPLVNQVQLQALIHQAYTQ
- a CDS encoding cation diffusion facilitator family transporter — translated: MNKSTTNLKLAERGAILAIGTYLLLSTAKLIAGNLLQSSSLTADGFNNVSDIIANIAVLIGLRMARKPADHDHKFGHWKIEDLASLVTSFLMFFVGFDVLIETVRKIISNQETVIDPLGACVGLLSALIMSGVYLYNKQLAKRTHSKALEAAAKDNLSDVVTSLGTSLAIIASSLHFPIIDKLVAIVITFFILKTAYEIFIESSFSLSDGFDQDLLKEYETAILEIPKISKVKSQRGRTYGSNIYLDLILEMNPDLSVYESHAVADQVESMLQDRFGVFDIDIHIEPAPIPDDEIPSNVRKKLFLREQLVEQGMELDELLAPDFLSVEHDGKELDKKAFQEAKGRPCPIHQFELTSISQKTKLVRYELNDILHTSIWRRHETWQLVFHQQTKKHSKDIHL
- the pcrA gene encoding DNA helicase PcrA; amino-acid sequence: MNPLLTGMNNRQAEAVQTTEGPLLIMAGAGSGKTRVLTHRIAYLIDEKMVNPWNILAITFTNKAAREMKERAFALNPATQDCLIATFHSMCVRILRRDADHIGYNRNFTIVDPGEQRSLMKRILKNLNLDPKKWNERAILGTISNAKNDLIDDVAYAAQAGDLYTDIVAKCYTEYQKELRQSEAVDFDDLIMLTLRLFDKNPEVLLHYQQRYQYIHVDEYQDTNHAQYQLVRLLASRFKNICVVGDADQSIYGWRGADMQNILDFEKDYPESKVVLLEENYRSTKTILQAANEVIQHNQNRRPKNLWTQNQEGEKIRYYRANDEQDEAVFIAKTIEEWHRTKNKPFKDFAVLYRTNAQSRTIEEALLKSNIPYTMVGGTKFYSRKEIRDVIAYLNLIANPSDNLSFERVVNEPKRGIGPGTVEKLRSFAQGRGISLLDAANDVMSSGIKGKTAQAIWDFASLLLEARENLETLTITELVELVLDKSGYSLALSMQNTLESQARLENIREFLSVTKHFDETNQGEADETGLDRLSRFLIDLALIADTDDGGMVETSEVTLMTLHAAKGLEFPIVFLIGMEENVFPLSRAAEDEDELEEERRLAYVGITRAEEELYLTNANSRLLFGRTNYNRPSRFLTEISSDLLDYQGLARPANTAFKASYSKGKSVQFGKGMSLQEALQSRKAGVQIAGMNQASHQRSENWQVGDIASHKKWGEGVVLEVSGSGATQELKINFPDVGLKKLLASVAPIEKK